A genomic region of Oryza glaberrima chromosome 1, OglaRS2, whole genome shotgun sequence contains the following coding sequences:
- the LOC127776237 gene encoding 60S ribosomal protein L10a-like, with the protein MSKLQSDALREAISQITSESCEKQRKFVETIELQIGLKNYDPQKDKRFSGSVKLPHIPRPKMKVCMLGDAQHVEEAEKMGLDYMDVEALKKMNKNKKLVKKLAKKYHAFLASEAIIKQIPRLLGPGLNKAGKFPTLVTHQESLESKVNETKATVKFQLKKVLCMGVAVGNCAMEEKQIFQNVQMSVNFLVSLLKKNWQNVRCLYLKSTMGKVIRVF; encoded by the exons ATGAG TAAGTTGCAGAGTGATGCTCTTAGGGAGGCAATCTCACAAATTACTAGTGAATCCTGCGAGAAGCAGCGCAAGTTCGTGGAAACCATTGAACTGCAGATTGGACTGAAGAACTATGACCCTCAAAAGGATAAGCGTTTCAGTGGATCTGTTAAGTTGCCTCACATCCCCCGCCCTAAGATGAAGGTGTGCATGCTTGGTGATGCCCAGCATGTTGAAGAG GCAGAGAAAATGGGCCTAGACTATATGGATGTGGAAGCTCTCAAGAAGATGAACAAAAACAAGAAGCTGGTTAAGAAGCTTGCAAAGAAATATCACGCTTTCCTTGCATCTGAGGCCATCATTAAGCAGATTCCTCGACTTCTTGGACCTGGTCTTAACAAGGCAG GCAAATTCCCAACGTTGGTGACTCACCAGGAATCACTTGAGTCCAAGGTTAACGAGACTAAGGCTACAGTGAAGTTCCAACTGAAAAAGGTTCTTTGCATGGGTGTTGCTGTAGGCAACTGTGCTATGGAGGAGAAGCAAATTTTCCAAAATGTGCAAATGAGCGTGAACTTCCTTGTCTCTCTTTTGAAGAAGAATTGGCAGAAC GTGAGATGCTTGTACCTGAAGAGCACTATGGGAAAAGTGATCCGGGTGTTCTAA
- the LOC127776226 gene encoding acidic endochitinase-like: protein MASRALTPMQLIGTVFVALLTTCHAGGIAVYWGQNDGEASLAETCASGNYEFVIIAFLPKFGKGQTPRVDLASHCDPASGGCTGQSKDIRACQRRGVKVLLSIGGGDGSYGLSSPGDARQVAMYLWNNFLGGSSSSRPLGDAVLDGIDFDIELGGAKFWDDLARDLKSLGRSGGRRVVLSAAPQCPFPDEWDGGAISTGLFDAVWVQFYNNPECQFSAGRGAFMDAWRKWESVPAGRLFLGLPASKDAAGTGFVPAGELNSRVLPLIRGSPKYGGVMLWSKYYDDQTGYSSAIKSHV, encoded by the exons ATGGCGAGCCGAGCTCTCACTCCCATGCAGCTCATTGGCACGGTCTTCGTGGCGCTCCTCACGACGTGCCACGCCGGCGGCATCGCCGTGTACTGGGGCCAGAACGACGGCGAGGCATCGCTGGCCGAGACGTGCGCGTCGGGCAACTACGAGTTCGTCATCATCGCCTTCCTCCCCAAGTTCGGCAAGGGCCAGACGCCGCGGGTGGACCTCGCCAGCCACTGCGACCCCGCGTCGGGCGGCTGCACCGGCCAGAGCAAGGACATCCGCGCGTGCCAGCGCCGCGGGGTGAAGGTCCTGctctccatcggcggcggcgacggcagctaCGGCCTCTCATCCCCCGGTGACGCCCGGCAGGTGGCCATGTACCTCTGGAACAACTTCCTCGGCGGCTCCTCCTCGTCCCGTCCCCTCGGCGACGCCGTCCTCGACGGCATCGACTTCGACATCGAGCTCGGCGGCGCCAAGTTCTGGGACGACCTCGCCAG GGATCTGAAGAGCctggggaggagcggcgggaggagggtGGTGCTGAGCGCGGCGCCGCAGTGCCCGTTCCCGGACGAGTGGGACGGCGGCGCGATCAGCACGGGGCTGTTCGACGCCGTGTGGGTGCAGTTCTACAACAACCCGGAGTGCCAGTTCAGCGCGGGGCGGGGCGCGTTCATGGACGCGTGGAGGAAGTGGGAGTCGGTGCCGGCGGGGCGACTCTTCCTGGGCCTCCCGGCGTCCAAGGACGCCGCCGGCACCGGGTTCGTGCCCGCCGGCGAGCTCAACTCCCGCGTGCTGCCGCTCATCAGGGGCTCCCCCAAGTACGGCGGCGTCATGCTGTGGTCCAAGTACTACGACGATCAAACCGGCTACAGCTCCGCCATCAAGAGCCACGTGTGA